A genome region from Stenotrophomonas maltophilia includes the following:
- a CDS encoding ectonucleotide pyrophosphatase/phosphodiesterase produces the protein MTSVRLTCALALLLPLAACTTAPAPSASVPTTAATAAPPKLLLISIDGLRADALDRGLTPNLQRLIDGGVRARWMTPSYPSLTFPNHYTIATGLRPDHHGIVNNSMDDAALGRFELSNREAVTTSGWWGGEPIWVSAENVGVRTATTSWPGSESEIGGVRPSQWRVYDGQEPLEQRAGVVLDWLAQTDADAPRLTTLYMEHVDKAGHHYGPDSKQYADAIVRADQIIGQVLDGLRQRGLASTTNVIVVSDHGMASVADGHVIATESMVDPAIARNVSQGQSVGFAPLPGRETDAERALLGRHAHYECWKKESLPPRWQYGTHPRVPDIVCAMDEGWDALHREKIAKRAKQERGSHGYDNALPSMRAVFVAGGPSFRQGLVIEGFDNVDVYPLLAHLLQVPAAPNDGNPETLKQTLR, from the coding sequence ATGACTTCCGTACGCCTGACCTGCGCGCTGGCGCTGCTGCTGCCATTGGCCGCCTGCACCACCGCGCCCGCCCCTTCTGCCTCTGTTCCCACCACTGCTGCAACAGCTGCACCGCCGAAGCTGCTTCTGATCTCGATTGACGGCCTGCGCGCCGATGCGCTCGATCGCGGCCTGACACCGAACCTGCAGCGACTGATCGACGGCGGGGTACGCGCGCGCTGGATGACGCCGTCGTACCCCTCCCTGACCTTCCCCAACCACTACACCATCGCCACCGGCCTGCGCCCGGACCACCACGGCATCGTCAACAACAGCATGGACGATGCAGCACTGGGACGTTTCGAACTGAGCAACCGCGAGGCGGTCACCACCAGTGGCTGGTGGGGCGGTGAGCCGATCTGGGTCAGCGCCGAGAACGTCGGCGTGCGCACCGCCACCACCTCGTGGCCGGGCAGCGAGTCGGAAATCGGCGGCGTGCGCCCGAGCCAGTGGCGCGTCTATGACGGGCAGGAGCCGCTGGAGCAGCGCGCCGGCGTCGTGCTCGACTGGCTGGCGCAGACCGATGCCGATGCGCCGCGACTGACCACGCTGTACATGGAACACGTGGACAAGGCCGGCCATCACTACGGCCCGGATTCGAAGCAGTACGCCGACGCCATCGTGCGTGCCGACCAGATCATCGGGCAGGTGCTGGACGGCCTGCGGCAGCGTGGGCTGGCATCCACCACCAACGTGATCGTGGTGTCTGACCATGGCATGGCCAGCGTGGCCGATGGCCACGTGATCGCGACCGAATCGATGGTCGATCCGGCCATCGCGCGCAATGTCAGCCAGGGCCAATCCGTAGGGTTCGCCCCTCTGCCCGGCCGTGAAACGGATGCCGAGCGCGCGCTGCTTGGCCGCCATGCGCATTACGAATGCTGGAAGAAGGAAAGCCTGCCACCGCGCTGGCAGTACGGTACGCACCCGCGGGTTCCGGACATCGTCTGCGCCATGGATGAAGGCTGGGATGCGCTGCACCGCGAAAAGATCGCCAAGCGCGCCAAGCAGGAGCGGGGTTCGCATGGCTACGACAATGCGCTGCCGTCGATGCGTGCGGTGTTCGTGGCCGGCGGCCCGTCGTTCCGCCAGGGCCTGGTGATCGAGGGCTTCGACAACGTGGATGTCTACCCGCTGCTGGCCCACCTGCTGCAGGTGCCGGCTGCACCGAATGATGGCAATCCGGAAACGCTGAAGCAGACCCTGCGTTGA
- a CDS encoding 30S ribosomal protein THX has translation MGKGDRKTAKGKRYNASYGNARSHTASKVAVGAAAPVAKKTVAKAPAKKAVAKKAVAKA, from the coding sequence ATGGGTAAGGGTGACCGCAAGACCGCCAAGGGCAAGCGTTACAACGCCAGCTACGGCAACGCCCGTTCGCATACCGCGAGCAAGGTCGCCGTAGGCGCCGCCGCCCCGGTTGCCAAGAAGACCGTGGCCAAGGCTCCGGCGAAGAAGGCCGTGGCGAAGAAGGCCGTCGCCAAGGCCTGA
- a CDS encoding MerC domain-containing protein: protein MSLSSRLRHLLDRFGATGSMLCAVHCAVIPVLLAAAPSLGLSFWLSDGVEQALVVFVTLLGLFSLVWGYRRHGALRALGFLIPGLVALWAGVLYDPLHHNAVPHAVVMTIGGLLVGVAHLVNLRLNHGHVHDASCAH from the coding sequence ATGTCCCTGTCCTCACGCCTGCGCCACCTGCTCGACCGTTTCGGTGCCACTGGTTCGATGCTGTGCGCGGTGCACTGCGCGGTGATCCCCGTGTTGCTGGCGGCGGCGCCGTCGCTGGGCCTGTCGTTCTGGCTGAGCGACGGCGTGGAGCAGGCTCTGGTGGTGTTCGTGACCCTGCTGGGTCTGTTCAGCCTGGTCTGGGGCTACCGCCGCCATGGTGCGTTGCGCGCGCTGGGCTTCCTGATTCCCGGCCTGGTCGCGCTGTGGGCGGGCGTGCTGTACGACCCGCTGCACCACAACGCGGTGCCGCACGCGGTGGTGATGACCATCGGCGGCCTGCTGGTGGGCGTGGCCCACCTGGTCAACCTGCGCCTCAACCACGGTCACGTGCACGACGCCAGCTGCGCGCACTAG
- a CDS encoding TonB-dependent receptor, protein MPTHTPRLKPHSLALALATLLPSIAFAAGQDTSHRDRHLTELSSVQVTASPLQGDAESLARPVDVLAGERLDEQKAGTLGDTVAKLPGVQSTFFGPGVGRPIIRGQEGPRVAVLSNGMGNMDASTVSADHATSIEPFLADQIEVLKGPATLLFGSGAIGGAVNVVDGRIARELPERPLSGRAELRGNSVNNERSGMFRLDGVTGNVVLHVDGLVRNGDDYRIPGYAVIDSLEDHHDDHDHAGEEGEEPRRGRLDNSSIRTRAGGVGATWLGDGGYFGVSASTYRTNYGIPNGAHVHADGDDHGHDHGHDHGDEEEGGDEHDVRIDMVQNRFETKAGIYNPVSFLKNINARVAYTDYEHVELEAGTPSTRFTNRGIEARLEAVQQQIGGWDGAFGLQFGNSDFGAKGEEAFVPDTGTKNIGLFVLQEKQFGPFKLELGGRHDQVKLDPTGDYRRRTFGATNLSAAGIWKLNDAVDLRIGVDSSERAPTNEELYAAGAHIATRSLEIGDANLKTERGQRVELGIHTHSERLDFSASVYQTKFKDFIYLADTGVTEGLPVRAWTQQDAVFRGAEAEALVHLFEGGAGDWDLRLFGDYVKAKLDGSGSRNLDIAVPHGDHTHNYSVELANTGYLPRIAPARIGADLRWSKDGWRASVGAVRYSRQKDVAQNEEPSNGYTLVDAHLAYRWDRNASNSYEVFLDGSNLTNREVRPHTSLLRDYSPLPGRGVAFGIRAFF, encoded by the coding sequence ATGCCCACCCACACCCCGCGGCTCAAGCCGCATTCCCTGGCCCTGGCTCTGGCCACCCTGCTGCCGTCCATTGCCTTTGCAGCCGGCCAGGACACCTCCCATCGTGACCGCCACCTGACTGAACTGTCGTCGGTGCAGGTGACTGCTTCGCCGCTGCAGGGCGATGCCGAATCGCTGGCGCGCCCGGTTGACGTGCTGGCTGGCGAGCGCCTGGACGAGCAGAAGGCCGGTACCCTCGGCGACACCGTGGCCAAGCTGCCGGGTGTGCAGAGCACCTTCTTCGGCCCCGGTGTCGGCCGCCCGATCATCCGCGGCCAGGAAGGCCCGCGCGTGGCCGTGCTGTCCAACGGCATGGGCAACATGGATGCGTCCACCGTCAGTGCGGACCATGCCACCAGCATCGAGCCGTTCCTGGCCGACCAGATCGAAGTGCTGAAGGGCCCGGCCACGCTGCTGTTCGGCAGCGGTGCCATCGGTGGTGCGGTCAACGTGGTCGATGGCCGCATCGCGCGCGAACTGCCCGAGCGTCCGCTGAGCGGCCGCGCCGAGCTGCGTGGCAATTCGGTGAACAACGAGCGCAGCGGCATGTTCCGCCTCGATGGCGTCACCGGCAATGTCGTGCTTCATGTGGACGGCCTGGTACGCAATGGCGACGACTACCGCATTCCCGGCTATGCGGTGATCGACAGCCTGGAAGACCACCACGACGACCACGACCACGCGGGCGAGGAGGGCGAAGAGCCGCGCCGCGGCCGCCTCGACAACAGCTCCATCCGTACCCGCGCCGGTGGCGTCGGCGCGACCTGGCTGGGCGACGGCGGCTACTTCGGCGTGTCGGCCAGCACCTACCGCACCAACTACGGCATTCCCAACGGAGCGCACGTGCACGCCGATGGCGACGATCACGGCCATGACCACGGCCACGACCATGGCGACGAAGAGGAAGGCGGCGACGAGCATGACGTGCGCATCGACATGGTGCAGAACCGCTTCGAGACCAAGGCTGGCATCTACAACCCGGTCTCCTTCCTGAAGAACATCAACGCACGCGTGGCCTACACCGACTACGAGCACGTGGAACTGGAGGCCGGCACGCCCTCCACCCGCTTCACCAACCGTGGCATCGAGGCACGCCTGGAAGCGGTGCAACAGCAGATCGGCGGCTGGGATGGCGCGTTCGGCCTGCAGTTCGGCAACAGTGATTTCGGCGCCAAGGGTGAAGAGGCGTTCGTACCGGATACCGGTACGAAGAACATCGGCCTGTTCGTGCTGCAGGAAAAGCAGTTCGGCCCGTTCAAGCTGGAACTGGGCGGCCGCCACGATCAGGTCAAGCTGGACCCGACCGGTGACTACCGCCGTCGCACGTTCGGCGCCACCAACCTGTCTGCCGCTGGCATCTGGAAGCTCAACGATGCCGTTGATCTGCGCATCGGCGTGGACAGCTCCGAGCGTGCACCGACCAACGAAGAGCTGTATGCCGCCGGCGCGCACATCGCCACCCGCTCGCTGGAAATCGGCGATGCCAACCTGAAGACCGAGCGCGGCCAGCGCGTGGAACTGGGTATCCACACCCACAGCGAACGCCTGGACTTCTCGGCGTCGGTCTATCAAACGAAGTTCAAGGACTTCATCTACCTGGCCGACACCGGCGTAACCGAAGGCCTGCCGGTTCGTGCATGGACCCAGCAGGACGCGGTGTTCCGCGGTGCCGAGGCCGAAGCGCTGGTACACCTGTTCGAGGGCGGCGCCGGTGACTGGGATCTGCGCCTGTTCGGTGACTACGTGAAGGCCAAGCTGGATGGCAGCGGCAGCCGCAACCTGGACATCGCCGTGCCGCATGGCGACCACACCCACAACTACAGCGTGGAACTGGCCAACACCGGCTACCTGCCCCGCATCGCCCCGGCCCGCATCGGTGCCGACCTGCGCTGGTCGAAGGATGGCTGGCGCGCTTCGGTCGGTGCGGTGCGTTACAGCCGCCAGAAGGACGTCGCGCAGAACGAGGAGCCGAGCAACGGCTACACCCTGGTCGATGCGCACCTGGCCTATCGCTGGGACCGCAACGCCAGCAACAGCTACGAGGTCTTCCTGGATGGCAGCAACCTGACCAACCGCGAAGTGCGTCCGCATACGTCGCTGCTGCGTGACTACTCGCCGCTGCCGGGCCGTGGTGTCGCATTCGGCATCCGCGCGTTCTTCTGA
- a CDS encoding TetR/AcrR family transcriptional regulator, translated as MTAQRADAAARRALILDAADHVFGQHGVTAPLDLVVERAQVGRATLYRNFPDRTALIQALLQRAVDRIRRQVEQLGDRDDALFEVFEGMAQRIIDSPALADYWRAVDSDVPAMRTARETVRDLLEVPIARAKAAGLCRADLEKTDISLISGMLGAALRGKTRDERAQLAGRALQLLRGGLQGAASEAR; from the coding sequence ATGACCGCCCAACGTGCCGATGCTGCTGCCCGCCGTGCCCTCATCCTCGACGCCGCCGATCATGTGTTCGGCCAACACGGTGTCACCGCCCCTCTGGACCTGGTGGTTGAACGTGCCCAGGTAGGCCGCGCCACCCTGTACCGCAACTTCCCCGACCGCACCGCGCTGATCCAGGCGTTGCTGCAACGCGCGGTCGACCGGATCCGGCGCCAGGTCGAACAGCTCGGCGACCGCGACGATGCCCTGTTCGAGGTGTTCGAGGGCATGGCCCAGCGCATCATCGATTCACCGGCGCTGGCCGATTACTGGCGCGCCGTCGATTCGGATGTGCCAGCCATGCGCACCGCGCGCGAAACCGTGCGCGACCTGCTGGAGGTGCCGATCGCCCGCGCCAAGGCAGCCGGCCTGTGCCGGGCCGATCTGGAAAAGACGGATATTTCACTGATCTCGGGCATGCTGGGGGCGGCCCTGCGCGGCAAAACCCGCGACGAGCGTGCCCAGTTGGCCGGGCGTGCCCTGCAGCTGCTGCGCGGGGGTCTCCAGGGAGCAGCCAGCGAGGCCCGCTGA
- a CDS encoding MFS transporter, producing MVQPYLKPVPDWEEHEKPTMPGSASMPWHPPYRRVAYALVSLLVAITGGLGNALVTANLPFLQGQLALTPTQGSWLVAAYAMVNVTANLLAFKFRQQYGIRLFAEIGLGLYAALAVLHLFVGSFETTMLTRAASGFAGAACSTLGTLYMLQALPRRFTGNLLVVGVGLSQLAVPIAWIVSPGLVDTGQWHQLYSFEAGLALCAFAAVVVLKLPPGIQIKAFEPLDFLTFALLAPAVALLVIVLAQGYTRWWLNTPWLGWALVASIVLSTTAFIIEHYRRNPLLQIRWLSKLPVLHFIVGAFLIRFLTTEQSYGVVNLMRTLGMGPDQMRPLFVVILAGVVTGIAGASLTFGPKRLIPQLLMAILLLGAAAFFDQHRTSMDRPHDFYASQFLASVGAGMFMGPLIMLGISAALKQGVDHMITFLVTLSITQTLGGLAGSAVLGTFQLHREQLYSSALTSQLDPADPVVAQRLRIQQQLYAAQITDPVLRSAQGSAQLAQTTRREANVRGFNDVFTLSGWLAIGFLCWLLLLSVRTAVLKQWRKRHPISPAAATPAASR from the coding sequence ATGGTCCAGCCGTATCTGAAGCCGGTTCCGGATTGGGAGGAGCACGAGAAGCCGACCATGCCCGGTTCGGCATCGATGCCCTGGCATCCGCCGTATCGGCGCGTGGCCTATGCACTGGTGTCGCTGCTGGTGGCGATCACCGGCGGCCTCGGCAATGCGCTGGTGACCGCCAACCTGCCGTTCCTGCAGGGCCAGCTGGCGCTGACCCCGACCCAGGGCAGCTGGCTGGTGGCGGCCTATGCAATGGTCAACGTCACGGCCAACCTGCTGGCCTTCAAGTTCCGCCAGCAGTACGGCATCCGCCTGTTCGCAGAGATCGGGCTGGGCCTGTATGCGGCGCTGGCGGTGCTGCACCTGTTCGTCGGCAGCTTCGAGACCACGATGCTGACCCGTGCCGCCAGCGGCTTCGCTGGCGCGGCCTGTTCGACCCTGGGCACGCTGTACATGTTGCAGGCGCTGCCGCGGCGGTTCACCGGCAATCTGCTGGTGGTCGGGGTCGGCCTTTCGCAGCTGGCGGTGCCGATCGCCTGGATCGTTTCGCCAGGCCTGGTCGATACCGGCCAGTGGCACCAGCTGTATTCCTTCGAAGCCGGCCTGGCGCTGTGTGCATTTGCAGCCGTGGTGGTGCTGAAGCTGCCGCCCGGCATCCAGATCAAGGCCTTCGAACCGCTGGACTTCCTCACCTTCGCGCTGCTGGCACCGGCGGTCGCGCTGCTGGTGATCGTGCTGGCGCAGGGCTACACGCGCTGGTGGCTCAACACGCCATGGCTGGGCTGGGCACTGGTCGCCTCGATCGTGCTGTCCACCACCGCCTTCATCATCGAGCACTACCGGCGCAATCCGCTGCTGCAGATCCGCTGGCTGTCGAAGCTGCCGGTACTGCACTTCATCGTCGGTGCCTTTCTGATCCGCTTCCTCACCACCGAGCAGTCCTATGGCGTCGTCAACCTGATGCGCACGCTGGGCATGGGGCCTGACCAGATGCGCCCGCTGTTCGTGGTGATACTGGCGGGCGTGGTCACTGGCATCGCCGGAGCATCACTTACCTTCGGCCCGAAGCGGCTGATCCCCCAGCTGCTGATGGCGATCCTGCTGCTGGGCGCCGCCGCCTTCTTCGACCAGCATCGCACCAGCATGGATCGGCCGCACGACTTCTATGCCAGCCAGTTCCTGGCCTCGGTCGGCGCCGGCATGTTCATGGGCCCGTTGATCATGCTCGGCATTTCCGCCGCTCTGAAACAGGGCGTGGATCACATGATCACCTTCCTGGTAACGCTGTCGATCACGCAGACCCTGGGGGGCCTGGCCGGATCGGCGGTGCTGGGTACCTTCCAGCTGCATCGCGAACAGCTGTACTCCAGCGCGCTGACCAGCCAGCTCGACCCGGCCGATCCTGTGGTGGCGCAGCGCCTGCGTATCCAGCAGCAGCTGTACGCTGCCCAGATCACCGATCCGGTGCTGCGCAGCGCGCAGGGCAGCGCGCAGCTGGCGCAGACGACGCGCCGCGAAGCCAACGTGCGCGGCTTCAATGATGTGTTCACGCTGAGTGGCTGGCTGGCCATCGGCTTCCTGTGCTGGTTGCTGCTGTTGTCGGTGCGCACCGCCGTGCTCAAGCAATGGCGCAAGCGCCATCCCATCTCCCCTGCTGCGGCCACGCCGGCCGCATCCCGTTGA
- a CDS encoding HlyD family secretion protein gives MPPVPPRPDDTDADNVTPPPPTDAAPAPTLAAPAAAPKYLKPSARSVVVMVVVALLGIALILRAWHLWPFTSTVMVTDNAYVRGQITVMAPQVNGYVTEVLVKDFQHVKEGAPLLRIDDRIYAQRVAQAQATLDSARAALANSDQSQAQNRAQIASAHATLSAGQAELQRARNELKRYEELAAQQLVSINDRDKFRTTQASAQASVQQSQAQIRIAEETLVSTQVARKSLEAQVESAQAQLELARIDLANTVIHAPRDGQISEASVRVGQYVAAGSQLLFLVPDTLWVVANYKEGQTWGMAIGQPATFSVDAFQGQVLRGRVQEIAPATGSEFSVLRPDNASGNFTKVVQRLPVRISINEGQKLAAELRPGMSVIVRVDTASKPMD, from the coding sequence ATGCCTCCCGTCCCGCCCCGCCCTGACGATACCGACGCCGACAACGTCACCCCACCGCCACCGACCGATGCGGCGCCAGCGCCCACGCTGGCTGCACCGGCAGCCGCACCGAAATACCTCAAGCCCAGCGCGCGCAGTGTGGTGGTGATGGTGGTGGTGGCGTTGCTGGGCATCGCGCTGATCCTGCGCGCGTGGCACCTGTGGCCGTTCACCAGCACGGTGATGGTGACCGACAATGCGTATGTGCGCGGGCAGATCACGGTGATGGCGCCGCAGGTGAACGGCTATGTGACCGAGGTGCTGGTGAAGGACTTCCAGCACGTGAAGGAGGGCGCGCCGCTGCTGCGCATCGATGACCGCATCTACGCACAGCGTGTCGCGCAGGCACAGGCAACGCTGGACAGCGCGCGCGCGGCGCTCGCCAACTCCGACCAGTCGCAGGCCCAGAACCGCGCACAGATCGCCTCCGCGCATGCAACGCTGTCGGCCGGCCAGGCCGAACTGCAGCGCGCGCGCAACGAGCTGAAGCGCTACGAGGAACTGGCCGCGCAGCAGTTGGTGTCGATCAATGACCGCGACAAGTTCCGCACCACCCAGGCGTCGGCACAGGCCAGCGTCCAGCAGTCACAGGCGCAGATCCGCATTGCCGAGGAAACCCTGGTATCGACCCAGGTCGCGCGCAAGAGCCTGGAGGCGCAGGTGGAGAGCGCACAGGCGCAGCTGGAACTGGCGCGCATCGATCTGGCCAATACCGTGATCCACGCGCCGCGCGACGGGCAGATCAGTGAAGCCAGCGTGCGCGTGGGCCAGTACGTCGCGGCCGGTTCTCAGCTGCTGTTCCTGGTGCCTGACACGCTGTGGGTGGTGGCCAACTACAAGGAAGGCCAGACCTGGGGAATGGCCATCGGCCAGCCGGCCACGTTCTCTGTGGACGCGTTCCAGGGCCAGGTGCTGCGTGGCCGCGTGCAGGAGATCGCCCCGGCCACCGGGTCGGAATTCAGCGTGCTGCGCCCGGACAATGCCAGCGGCAACTTCACCAAGGTGGTGCAGCGGCTGCCGGTACGGATTTCGATCAATGAAGGCCAGAAGCTGGCCGCAGAGTTGCGGCCTGGCATGTCGGTGATCGTGCGGGTGGATACCGCAAGCAAGCCGATGGACTAG
- a CDS encoding Fur family transcriptional regulator, protein MPAKTATACTAPHHHVHDASDFVAVVERVSRERGLRLTPIRANVLKLIAEAGKPVKAYELLEWVRNGKGVGADAPPTVYRALDFLMANGFVHKLESVNAFVACHHPSSAAHSVPFLICNSCHSAVELEDREIVTQLEKRAKELGFQPQAQTLEVHGLCARCAG, encoded by the coding sequence ATGCCCGCCAAGACCGCCACTGCCTGTACCGCCCCGCACCACCACGTCCATGACGCATCGGATTTCGTGGCGGTGGTCGAGCGCGTCTCGCGCGAACGCGGGCTGCGCCTGACCCCGATCCGCGCCAACGTGCTGAAGCTGATCGCCGAGGCCGGCAAGCCGGTCAAAGCCTACGAGCTGCTGGAATGGGTGCGCAACGGCAAGGGCGTGGGCGCTGATGCCCCGCCCACCGTGTACCGCGCGCTGGACTTCCTGATGGCCAATGGCTTCGTGCACAAGCTGGAGTCGGTGAATGCATTCGTGGCCTGCCATCACCCCAGCAGCGCCGCGCATTCGGTGCCGTTCCTGATCTGCAACAGCTGCCACAGCGCAGTGGAACTGGAAGACCGCGAGATCGTCACCCAGCTGGAAAAGCGTGCCAAGGAGCTGGGCTTCCAGCCGCAGGCACAGACCCTGGAAGTGCACGGGCTCTGCGCGCGCTGCGCGGGCTGA
- the gltX gene encoding glutamate--tRNA ligase, with amino-acid sequence MTCRTRFAPSPTGYLHIGGARTALYCWLEARHRGGEFVLRIEDTDRERSTQGAIDAILEAMEWLGLDYDEGPIYQTDRVARYLEVAEQLVADGKAYYAYETREELDAMREAAMAKQEKPRYNGAARDLGLPRKDDPNRVIRFKNPLEGTVVFDDLIKGRIEIANSELDDMVIFRPDGYPTYNFAVVVDDWDMGITEVIRGDDHINNTPRQINLYEGIGAPVPRFGHMPMILDEQGAKLSKRTGAADVMQYKDAGYLPDALLSYLARLGWSHGDQELFSRQELIDLFDVKDCNSKASRLDMAKLGWVNQHFLKTEDVAAIVPHLVYQLRKLGLDVAAGPAPEDVVIALRERVQTLKEMAEKAVVWYQPLTEYDETAVAKHFKAGAEVALGKARELLAALPEWTAESVGVALHDAAAALEIGMGKVAQPLRVAITGTQVSPDISHTVYLAGREQALKRIDVAITKVATA; translated from the coding sequence ATGACCTGCCGCACCCGCTTCGCCCCCAGTCCCACCGGCTACCTGCACATCGGTGGTGCCCGCACTGCGCTGTACTGCTGGCTGGAGGCCCGCCACCGTGGCGGCGAGTTCGTGCTGCGCATCGAGGATACCGACCGTGAACGCAGCACCCAGGGCGCGATCGACGCGATCCTGGAGGCGATGGAGTGGCTGGGCCTGGACTACGACGAGGGCCCGATCTACCAGACCGACCGCGTCGCCCGCTATCTGGAAGTGGCCGAGCAGCTGGTGGCCGACGGCAAGGCGTACTACGCCTACGAGACCCGCGAAGAGCTGGACGCGATGCGCGAGGCCGCCATGGCCAAGCAGGAAAAGCCGCGCTACAACGGCGCCGCGCGTGACCTGGGCCTGCCGCGCAAGGACGACCCGAATCGCGTCATCCGCTTCAAGAACCCGCTGGAAGGTACGGTGGTGTTCGACGACCTGATCAAAGGCCGCATCGAGATCGCCAACAGCGAGCTGGATGACATGGTCATCTTCCGCCCGGACGGCTACCCCACCTACAACTTCGCAGTGGTGGTGGACGACTGGGACATGGGCATCACCGAGGTCATCCGCGGCGACGACCACATCAACAACACCCCGCGCCAGATCAACCTGTACGAAGGCATCGGTGCGCCGGTGCCGAGGTTCGGCCACATGCCGATGATCCTGGACGAGCAGGGCGCCAAGCTGTCCAAGCGCACCGGCGCGGCCGACGTGATGCAGTACAAGGACGCCGGCTACCTGCCCGATGCGCTGCTGAGCTACCTGGCCCGCCTGGGCTGGTCGCATGGTGACCAGGAGCTGTTCAGCCGCCAGGAACTGATCGACCTGTTCGACGTGAAGGACTGCAATTCCAAGGCCTCGCGCCTGGACATGGCCAAGCTGGGCTGGGTCAACCAGCACTTCCTGAAGACCGAGGACGTGGCCGCCATCGTGCCGCACCTGGTGTACCAGCTGCGGAAGCTGGGCCTGGACGTGGCCGCCGGCCCGGCCCCGGAGGACGTGGTGATCGCCCTGCGTGAACGCGTGCAGACCCTGAAGGAAATGGCCGAAAAGGCCGTGGTCTGGTACCAGCCGCTGACCGAGTACGACGAAACCGCCGTGGCCAAGCACTTCAAGGCCGGCGCCGAGGTGGCGCTGGGCAAGGCCCGCGAGCTGCTGGCAGCCCTGCCGGAATGGACCGCCGAGTCGGTGGGCGTGGCCCTGCATGATGCCGCCGCGGCGCTGGAGATCGGAATGGGCAAGGTTGCCCAGCCGCTGCGCGTGGCCATCACCGGCACCCAGGTCAGCCCTGACATTTCCCATACCGTGTACCTGGCCGGCCGCGAGCAGGCCTTGAAACGCATTGATGTGGCCATCACCAAGGTAGCAACGGCCTGA